A single Ammospiza caudacuta isolate bAmmCau1 chromosome 14, bAmmCau1.pri, whole genome shotgun sequence DNA region contains:
- the LOC131564007 gene encoding protein EOLA1-like, producing MKFGCLSFRQPYAGLLLNQVKTVETRWRPLLAGYKNCTIAIHIAVKDWEDETWREILLNRLDMTPKQLQDLLDEGEKFGRGVIAGLIDVGETSRYPENLPPEEILELENKAVLSNLEQKYLTVVSNPRWLLEPIPARGRTGVWQVDIPEELIPSEL from the exons ATGAAGTTCGGTTGCCTTTCCTTCCGACAGCCCTACGCAGGGTTGCTTCTAAACCAAGTCAAAACAGTAGAGACCCGCTGGCGTCCTTTGCTAGCAGGCTACAAGAACTGCACCATTGCTATTCATATAGCTGTTAAGGACTGGGAAGATGAAACATGGAGAGAAATTCTTTTGAATAGGCTCGACATGACACCAAAACAACTGCAGGATTTGTTGGATGAAGGGGAAAAATTTGGCAGAGGAGTTATTGCAG GATTAATTGATGTTGGAGAGACATCTCGATATCCAGAAAACCTGCCTCCTGAAGAGATTCTGGAGCTGGAAAACAAAGCTGTCCTCAGTAATCTAGAACAGAAATACTTGACTGTTGTTTCAAATCCCAGATGGCTCCTGGAACCAATTCCTGCCAGAGGGAGAACAGGGGTGTGGCAGGTGGACATCCCCGAAGAACTGATCCCTTCAGAATTGTAA
- the TMEM185A gene encoding transmembrane protein 185A: MNLRGFFQDFNPSKFLIYACLLLFSVLLSLRLDDKIQWSYWAVFAPIWLWKLMVIVGASVGTGVWARNPQYRAEGETCVEFKAMLIAVGIHLLLLMFEVLVCDRIERGTHFWLLVFMPLFFVSPVSVAACVWGFRHDRSLELEILCSVNILQFIFIALRLDEIIRWPWLVVCVPLWILMSFLCLVVLYYIVWSVLFLRSMDVIAEQRRTHITMAVSWMTIVVPLLTFEILLVHRLDGHNSFSFIPIFVPLWLSLITLMATTFGQKGGNHWWFGIRKDFCQFLLEIFPFLREYGNISYDLHHEDNEETEETPLPEPPKIAPMFRKKTGVVITQSPGKYVIPPPKLNIDMPD; encoded by the exons ATGAACCTGCGCGGCTTCTTCCAGGACTTCAACCCCAG CAAATTCCTTATTTatgcctgcctgctgctcttctctgtgtTGCTCTCTCTGCGTCTGGATGACAAAATCCAGTGGAGTTACTGGGCTGTGTTTGCTCCAATATGGCTGTGGAAGCTGATGGTGATTGTGGGTGCCTCGGTGGGAACAGGAGTGTGGGCCCGGAACCCTCAGTACCG AGCAGAAGGAGAAACCTGTGTGGAGTTCAAAGCAATGCTAATTGCAGtaggcatccacctgctcctgctgatGTTTGAAGTCCTGGTGTGTGACAGGATTGAAAGAGGAACCCATTTCTGGCTTCTGGTGTTCATGCCCCTGTTCTTTGTGTCTCCAGTCTCAGTTGCAGCTTGTGTGTGGGGATTCCGACACGACAGGTCCCTGGAG ctGGAAATCTTGTGTTCAGTCAATATTCTACAGTTCATATTTATTGCACTCAGACTAGATGAGATCATCAGATGGCCATGGCTT GTTGTCTGTGTCCCTCTGTGGATCTTGATGTCCTTCCTGTGCCTGGTGGTGCTCTACTACATCGTGTGGTCTGTGCTGTTCCTGCGCTCCATGGACGTGATCGCTGAGCAGAGGAGGACACACATAACCATGGCTGTCAGCTGGATGACAATTGTAGTTCCACTGCTCACATTTGAG atCTTGCTAGTACACAGACTGGATGGGcataattctttttctttcatacCCATATTTGTTCCTCTCTGGCTTTCACTGATAACATTAATGGCAACAACATTTGGACAAAAAGGAGGCAATCACT gGTGGTTTGGAATTCGCAAAGACTTTTGCCAGTTCCTGCTTGAAATTTTCCCATTCTTGCGAGAATATGGAAATATCTCTTATGATCTTCATCATGAAGATAACGAGGAGACAGAAGAAACACCGCTGCCTGAACCACCAAAAATTGCACCAATGTTCCGAAAAAAGACTGGAGTGGTCATTACCCAGAGTCCTGGAAAATATGTGATTCCACCTCCCAAGTTAAACATTGATATGCCAGATTAA